One Phocaeicola dorei genomic region harbors:
- a CDS encoding DUF4369 domain-containing protein → MNKLFFSVVSLLAFTSCASEYKIEGSSSVSRLDGKMLFVKVPSGDRMLSIDSAEVIHGMFKMEGITDSTSMASLYMDDESIMPFVIEKGKISISIDNARIVVTGTPLNDRLYDFVGKKTSLDDRAYELERQESRMIMDGKAPDEIQREITREREKLAAEMNALAKEFIQKNYDNVLGPGVFIMLCSNFPYPVMTPLIEEIIEEAPDRFKNNSLVKEYVTVARSNMEKLKAPH, encoded by the coding sequence ATGAATAAACTTTTTTTCTCTGTGGTATCTTTATTGGCTTTTACTTCATGTGCCAGTGAGTATAAGATAGAAGGTAGTTCTTCTGTTTCTCGTCTGGATGGGAAAATGCTATTTGTAAAAGTTCCTAGTGGAGACCGGATGCTGAGTATTGATTCGGCAGAGGTGATTCATGGAATGTTCAAGATGGAAGGTATAACCGATTCTACTTCAATGGCATCCTTGTATATGGATGATGAGAGTATCATGCCTTTTGTCATTGAAAAAGGAAAAATATCCATCAGTATCGACAATGCCCGTATTGTAGTTACCGGAACTCCGTTGAATGATCGTCTGTATGATTTTGTGGGAAAAAAGACTTCTTTGGACGACAGAGCGTACGAGCTGGAGCGTCAGGAGAGCCGTATGATTATGGATGGAAAAGCGCCGGATGAAATTCAACGTGAGATAACGAGAGAACGTGAGAAACTGGCTGCTGAAATGAATGCATTGGCTAAGGAGTTTATCCAGAAGAATTATGATAATGTATTGGGACCGGGTGTTTTCATTATGTTGTGCAGCAATTTTCCTTATCCTGTCATGACTCCCTTGATTGAGGAAATTATAGAGGAGGCTCCTGACCGATTTAAAAACAACTCCTTGGTAAAGGAGTATGTGACGGTAGCCCGTTCGAATATGGAAAAATTAAAAGCTCCCCATTAA
- a CDS encoding lysophospholipid acyltransferase family protein, with protein MKVLYILYQLFIALPILLVLTILTAIVTIIGSWIGDPHFWGYYPGKIWSQLFCYVLLIPVKVVGHPEVLKKTSYVFVANHQGSFDIFLIYGFLGRNFKWMMKKSLRKMPFVGKACEAAGHIFVDKSGPKKVIETIEHARHVLQNGTSLVVFPEGARTFTGHMGYFKKGAFQLADDLQLPVVPLTIIGSFNILPRTGGFISWHPMTLVVHKPIYPQSQGMENIKATMEEAYREIEKDLPEKYQGKIDNPDQDR; from the coding sequence ATGAAAGTACTATATATTTTATACCAACTATTCATAGCACTTCCCATTTTGCTGGTATTAACCATACTTACAGCAATAGTTACCATTATTGGTTCATGGATAGGCGATCCGCATTTTTGGGGATATTATCCGGGAAAGATATGGTCACAGCTTTTCTGCTATGTATTACTTATTCCTGTCAAGGTAGTAGGACATCCGGAAGTACTTAAAAAAACATCCTACGTGTTTGTAGCCAATCATCAAGGATCTTTCGATATCTTCCTTATTTATGGTTTTCTGGGACGAAACTTTAAATGGATGATGAAAAAAAGTCTGCGCAAAATGCCTTTCGTCGGCAAAGCCTGTGAAGCTGCCGGACATATATTCGTTGATAAATCCGGTCCCAAGAAAGTAATAGAAACCATAGAACATGCCCGTCACGTACTACAGAATGGAACTTCTCTAGTGGTATTTCCCGAAGGTGCACGTACTTTTACCGGGCACATGGGATATTTTAAGAAAGGCGCTTTCCAACTGGCGGATGATTTGCAACTTCCCGTAGTACCACTCACTATTATCGGCTCCTTTAATATTCTTCCCCGTACCGGCGGTTTTATATCCTGGCATCCTATGACATTAGTCGTACACAAGCCCATTTATCCGCAAAGCCAGGGAATGGAAAACATCAAAGCGACCATGGAAGAGGCTTACAGGGAAATTGAGAAAGACTTACCTGAAAAATATCAAGGAAAGATAGACAATCCAGACCAAGACAGATAA